The Bradyrhizobium betae genomic interval GCGCACCAGCTCGCGCATGGTGACCTGCCCCTCACCCTCGATGTTGGGCGGTCGGGTTTCCAGTCGCACCACGTGGGGCTGCTGGAGCTGGAGCTCGGCGGCGTCCTCGCATGTGATGACGCGTTCGTCGTGCTCGATATAGTTGGTCAGGCAGTTGAGCAGCGTGGTCTTGCCCGAGCCGGTACCGCCGGATATCAACACGTTGCAGCGGACGCGGCCGATGATCTGGAGGATCTCGGCGCCCTCCGGCGAGATCGCGCCGAACTTGACCAGCTGATCGAGCGTCAGCTTGTCCTTCTTGAATTTTCGGATGGTGAGCGTGGGCCCGTCAATCGACAGCGGCGGCACGATGGCGTTGACGCGGGAGCCGTCGGCGAGACGCGCGTCGCAGATCGGCGAGGATTCGTCGACGCGCCGGCCGACCTGGCTGACGATGCGCTGGCAGATGTTGAGGAGCTGCTGGTTGTCGCGAAAGCGGATGCCGGTCTTCTGGATCTTGCCGTTGACTTCGATGAAGACCGTGTTGGCGCCGTTGACCATGATATCGGCGATGTCGTCGCGCGACAGCAGCGGCTCGAGCGGACCGTAACCCAGCACGTCGTTGCAGATGTCGTCGAGCAGCTCTTCCTGCTCGGCGATCGACATCACGATGTTCTTGATCGCGATGATCTCGTTGACGATGTCGCGGATTTCCTCGCGCGCGGATTCAGAGTCCAGCTTGGCGAGCTGGGC includes:
- a CDS encoding CpaF family protein, with product MFGKRSGTDTDTRAPKPGAVSPEPVQAPAPAVSRAPPPPAIASPPLAPAKPAPSMESRRSDNYYEVKATIFGALIEAIDLAQLAKLDSESAREEIRDIVNEIIAIKNIVMSIAEQEELLDDICNDVLGYGPLEPLLSRDDIADIMVNGANTVFIEVNGKIQKTGIRFRDNQQLLNICQRIVSQVGRRVDESSPICDARLADGSRVNAIVPPLSIDGPTLTIRKFKKDKLTLDQLVKFGAISPEGAEILQIIGRVRCNVLISGGTGSGKTTLLNCLTNYIEHDERVITCEDAAELQLQQPHVVRLETRPPNIEGEGQVTMRELVRNCLRMRPERIIVGEVRGPEAFDLLQAMNTGHDGSMGTLHANNPREALSRCESMITMGGFSLPSRTIREMICASIDVIVQAARLRDGSRRITHITEVMGMEGDTIITQDIFLYDMVGEDANGKIIGRHRSTGIGRPKFWERARYYGDEKRLAAALDAAEVAPKT